From Colias croceus chromosome 27, ilColCroc2.1, one genomic window encodes:
- the LOC123703782 gene encoding nucleosomal histone kinase 1-like, translated as MPRRCLDTEELMIAKRKKVIEQCSSLDVSYCDDEALNPGIVFTDVTQRQWRLGKPIGRGSFGRIYLTSDEIDKEVTKLNARYVVKIEPHTNGPLFVEVHCLIRSGQTSKVRAWRQQHKQKRLGMPHYIASGSFTDENTGIRYRFLVLPRYDIDLHKVITRTKVLDLKNVLILAMQIFDVLEYLHNQGYTHSDIKSSNLMLGFDGNKFNKLQVPKPAPSFQKDTKQAVVLSRKPKRAKSSKGRTSNYYDDEDFTVRENRTSLDDSIHDKRLTSVRQKLSKILSDKDNRTLHRHHAFNLRQITSYVNYEDLNSSICSDRSYQVLLDDVSKIHDDGTNALEEIYREAILSQSNGQIYLLDYGLASKFLDSNGNHKEFGMDARKAHDGTLEYSSRDSHIGAHSRRSDLETLGYNLLDWLTGTLPWKTAEVLAEPDLVHALKKNFMSDIKLLLKTCFKTEFYPQFLEKYLQYVTRLDFTEKPDYDYCKSLFRSELLKNGYIFDKELLLNFNEAPKSPINRNCYSKRLGTKNTPPDFLARNGIKKAYERENVFSLENDLKLELLKQTLNTSSDGQRKPCSSRNFFISDADLVARLKKTLMPHDICGKKLSPKMLRSNKRNIKRKGMRRHRNSIGKFGNFLGSARQFTWAEILAGNPEDIIRKERNPPPVDTFVDDDSTCKYRIRKLSNASDNSDSNLQSPLLQKDYLLALNPTYAMKDVVANFKKKVSKKSQKTTEDCNQGFEGYTPAMIRVIKLRQKRDSKDKLEAVKSETEQIISKRCTRSMASKSKQPIKEKTVKNVKMNEVVSQKECESPKEDKNDSTPPQTRKSSRVRNKQEAKDIESPQSQKSSPKKIPVRKRTTVTVNRLRLRSSKRKK; from the exons ATGCCCCGGCGTTGCTTGGATACCGAGGAATTGATGATAGCTAAGAGGAAGAAAGTTATAGAACAATGCTCTAGTCTTGATGTGAGTTATTGTGATGATGAAGCACTCAACCCAGGCATTGTATTCACTGATGTAACCCAAAGGCAATGGCGCCTTGGAAAACCAATTG GACGAGGAAGTTTTGGTAGAATCTACTTGACGTCTGATGAAATTGATAAAGAAGTCACAAAATTAAATGCTAGATATGTAGTGAAAATAGAGCCACATACAAACGGGCCGCTATTTGTTGAAGTTCACTGCTTAATACGATCTGGGCAGACATCTAAAg TGAGAGCATGGCGACAACAACACAAACAAAAACGGCTAGGCATGCCCCATTATATAGCAAGTGGTTCATTCACTGATGAAAATACAGGCATAAGATACAGATTTCTCGTACTGCCTCGCTATGACATTGATCTTCATAAAGTTATAACAAGAACTAAAGTTCTGGACTTAAAAAATGTGCTCATCTTGGCAATGCAAATATTTGATGTACTTGAGTACTTACACAATCAAGGATACACACATTCGGATATAAAAAGCTCAAATCTCATGTTGGGATTTGATGgcaacaaatttaataaactacAAGTTCCTAAACCCGCTCCATCATTCCAAAAAGATACTAAACAAGCTGTTGTTTTGTCCAGAAAGCCGAAAAGGGCTAAAAGCAGTAAGGGGCGTACATCAAACTATTATGACGATGAAGACTTTACAGTCAGAGAGAACAGAACATCACTAGATGATTCCATTCATGATAAAAGACTGACCAGTGTTCGGCAGAAACTGTCGAAAATATTATCTGACAAGGATAATAGAACACTGCATAGACATCACGCATTCAATCTACGGCAGATCACAAGTTACGTTAACTATGAAGACTTAAATAGTTCCATATGCTCAGATAGGTCATATCAAGTATTACTAGATGATGTCAGCAAGATTCACGATGATGGTACTAATGCCTTGGAAGAGATTTACCGAGAAGCAATCTTATCACAATCAAATGGACAGATTTACTTATTAGATTATGGTCTAGCCTCAAAATTCCTGGATTCTAATGGTAATCACAAAGAGTTTGGCATGGACGCTAGGAAAGCACATGATGGTACGCTAGAATATAGCTCTAGAGATTCACATATTGGAGCACATTCTAGGAGATCTGACTTAGAAACTCTAGGATATAACTTATTAGACTGGCTAACTGGTACATTACCATGGAAAACAGCGGAAGTACTTGCTGAACCAGATTTAGTTCACGCACTGAAGAAAAACTTCATGAGCGACATTAAATTGCTCTTGAAAACATGTTTCAAAACTGAATTCTATCCACAGTTCTTGGAGAAATACTTGCAATATGTGACAAGGTTAGATTTTACTGAAAAACCAGACTATGACTATTGCAAAAGTCTGTTTAGAAgtgaattattgaaaaatggaTATATTTTCGATAAAGAGCTACTTCTCAATTTCAATGAGGCGCCAAAATCGCCGATTAACAGGAATTGCTATTCCAAGAGACTAGGTACTAAGAACACGCCACCTGATTTTCTTGCAAGGAACGGAATAAAGAAAGCCTACGAAagggaaaatgtattttctctTGAGAATGATCTAAAATTGGAACTCCTAAAGCAAACTTTAAACACATCCAGTGATGGGCAAAGAAAGCCGTGTTCGTCACGTAATTTCTTTATATCCGATGCGGATTTGGTCGCGCGTTTGAAGAAGACTTTGATGCCACATGACATATGTGGTAAAAAGCTATCGCCGAAAATGTTGCGATCTAACAAGAGAAATATAAAACGTAAGGGTATGAGGCGGCACAGGAATAGTATTGGGAAGTTTGGCAATTTCTTGGGTTCAGCTAGGCAGTTTACATGGGCGGAAATATTAGCTGGAAATCCAGAAGATATTATTCGTAAAGAGCGCAATCCGCCACCGGTAGATACATTTGTAGATGACGATTCTACTTGTAAGTATAGAATAAGGAAGCTATCCAATGCATCTGATAATTCCGACTCAAATCTTCAATCGCCTCTATTACAGAAAGACTATTTACTAGCCTTGAATCCTACATATGCTATGAAAGATGTGGTAGCCAATTTCAAAAAGAAAGTGTCGAAAAAATCTCAAAAGACTACTGAAGACTGTAATCAAGGATTTGAAGGATATACTCCAGCAATGATTAGAGTTATTAAACTAAGGCAAAAACGTGACAGTAAAGATAAATTAGAAGCCGTAAAGTCAGAAACTGAGCAAATAATCAGTAAAAGATGTACTAGGTCCATGGCGAGCAAATCTAAACAACCTATAAAAGAAAAGACtgtaaaaaatgtgaaaatgaaTGAAGTAGTTTCTCAAAAAGAATGTGAGTCTCCTAAAGAAGATAAAAATGATTCAACACCACCTCAAACAAGAAAATCAAGTAGAGTTAGGAATAAACAAGAAGCTAAAGATATTGAAAGTCCTCAGTCACAAAAATCATCACCGAAAA